In a single window of the Scyliorhinus canicula chromosome 1, sScyCan1.1, whole genome shotgun sequence genome:
- the abracl gene encoding costars family protein ABRACL — protein MNTEHEVDLLIEEIRRLGSPGADGKITVKFGVLFADDKCANLFEALVGTLKAAKKKKRISFDGELLLQGVHDNVDIVLEVD, from the exons ATGAATACTGAGCATGAGGTCGATCTTCTAATTGAAGAGATTCGTCGCCTTGGATCTCCAG GCGCCGACGGTAAAATTACGGTGAAGTTTGGAGTGCTGTTCGCTGACGATAAATGTGCCAATCTTTTCGAGGCCCTGGTCGGGACTCTAAAAGCCGCGAAGAAGAAGAAGAGGATCAGCTTCGATGGAGAGCTGCTACTTCAAGGCGTTCATGACAATGTTGACATTGTCCTGGAAGTTGATTGA